The following are encoded together in the Streptomyces tsukubensis genome:
- a CDS encoding LysR family transcriptional regulator produces the protein MAGLDPDSWSAVLAPRLAHFAGVARTEHVTRAAHAMRVPQSTLSRALVRLEQDLGVGLFARRGRTVSLTPAGRTFLASVERALAEVERAAEEVRADADPASGKVAFGFLHTLGSETVPGLIRAFRTDHPRVRFSLVQNYGEAMIERLRAGELDLCLTSPVPDAPDLAARRIDEQRLRLVVPEDHRLAGRGGVRLAEAADETFVTLEPGYGLRRITDALCAEAGFRPRIAFEGEEAETLRGLVAAGLGVALLPPPAVRRPGVAELTVTAPRAVREIGLAWLDGHPDTPPVAAFKEFLLSRRGSLLTG, from the coding sequence ATGGCGGGGCTCGACCCCGACTCGTGGTCGGCCGTCCTCGCCCCACGCCTCGCCCACTTCGCGGGGGTCGCCCGCACCGAACACGTCACCCGTGCCGCCCACGCCATGCGGGTGCCGCAGTCCACGCTCTCCCGCGCCCTCGTACGGCTCGAACAGGACCTCGGGGTCGGGCTGTTCGCCCGGCGGGGGCGTACGGTCTCGCTCACCCCCGCGGGGCGCACGTTCCTCGCCTCGGTCGAACGCGCCCTCGCCGAGGTGGAGCGCGCGGCCGAGGAGGTACGGGCCGACGCCGACCCGGCTTCCGGCAAGGTCGCCTTCGGGTTCCTCCACACGCTGGGCTCCGAGACCGTCCCCGGGCTCATCCGCGCCTTCCGCACCGACCATCCGCGCGTGCGCTTCTCGCTGGTCCAGAACTACGGCGAGGCCATGATCGAGCGGCTGCGCGCCGGGGAGCTCGACCTCTGTCTCACCTCGCCCGTCCCCGACGCCCCCGACCTCGCGGCCCGCCGTATCGACGAACAGCGGCTGCGGCTCGTCGTACCCGAGGACCACAGGCTGGCCGGCCGTGGCGGGGTCCGGCTGGCGGAGGCGGCCGACGAGACCTTCGTGACCCTCGAACCCGGGTACGGGCTGCGCCGCATCACCGACGCGCTCTGCGCCGAGGCCGGGTTCAGGCCGCGGATCGCCTTCGAGGGGGAGGAGGCGGAGACGTTGCGCGGCCTGGTCGCGGCGGGGCTCGGCGTCGCCCTGCTGCCACCGCCCGCCGTTCGGCGACCGGGCGTCGCGGAACTGACGGTCACCGCCCCGCGCGCGGTACGGGAGATCGGCCTCGCCTGGCTGGACGGGCACCCGGACACCCCGCCGGTCGCCGCCTTCAAGGAGTTCCTGCTCTCCCGCAGGGGCAGCCTCCTGACCGGCTGA
- a CDS encoding alpha/beta hydrolase yields the protein MAQQATPVREARLGRAVGTGPDAVSGVVLLLPAGEESSARRPLPTDAGLTRPLARSLARLGREDGLATHVVRYRVRGWNGTSADLARDAAWAADEVLRRYGDVPVCLAGVDMGGRAALHAAGHRAVNSVLAVAPWLPEEDVAAPPEPVKQLAGRHVLIVHGTNDQRTDPELSFRLAERAKKANRDICRFEVHSDGHRLQQHRSEVVALAADFVLGTLCGQRFSRPVVDALAAPPPLGLRMPLASGFGRSLRP from the coding sequence ATGGCACAGCAAGCGACGCCGGTACGTGAGGCCCGGCTCGGGCGGGCGGTCGGCACCGGTCCCGACGCGGTGAGCGGAGTGGTACTGCTCCTGCCCGCCGGCGAGGAGTCGTCGGCCCGCAGGCCGCTGCCCACCGACGCGGGCCTCACCAGGCCCCTGGCCCGTTCCCTCGCCAGGCTCGGCCGCGAGGACGGGCTGGCCACACACGTCGTGCGGTACAGAGTCCGTGGCTGGAACGGTACTTCGGCCGATCTCGCGCGGGACGCGGCCTGGGCGGCCGACGAGGTCCTGCGGCGCTACGGGGACGTGCCGGTCTGCCTCGCCGGTGTCGACATGGGCGGCAGGGCCGCGCTGCACGCGGCGGGCCACCGCGCCGTCAACTCCGTACTCGCCGTAGCCCCCTGGCTGCCCGAGGAGGATGTCGCCGCACCCCCCGAACCGGTGAAACAGCTCGCGGGCAGACATGTGCTGATCGTGCACGGTACGAACGACCAGCGCACCGACCCCGAACTGTCCTTCCGGCTGGCCGAGCGGGCCAAGAAGGCGAACAGGGACATCTGCCGCTTCGAGGTCCACTCGGACGGTCACCGGCTCCAGCAGCACCGCTCCGAAGTCGTCGCGCTCGCCGCCGATTTCGTTCTGGGAACGCTGTGCGGGCAGCGGTTCTCCCGCCCGGTGGTCGACGCCCTGGCCGCGCCTCCGCCGCTGGGGCTGCGCATGCCGCTCGCCTCGGGGTTCGGGCGGTCGCTGCGGCCCTGA
- a CDS encoding adenosine deaminase, with protein MTSPNHATRRTPSPDQIRRAPKVLLHDHLDGGLRPGTVVELAAAVGYDALPEKEPDLLGAWFREAANSGSLERYLETFAHTCAVMQTREALVRVAAECAQDLAEDGVVYAEVRYAPEQHLEGGLNLEEVVEAVNEGFREGERRATANGHRIRVGALLTAMRHAARSLEIAELANRYRDVGVVGFDIAGAEAGFPPTRHLDAFEYLKRENNHFTIHAGEAFGLPSIWQALQWCGADRLGHGVRIIDDIKVAEDGSVTLGRLASYVRDKRIPLELCPTSNLQTGAATSYAEHPIGLLRTLHFRATVNTDNRLMSDTSLSREFEELVKTFDYTLDDMQWFTVNGMKSAFLPFHERLAIISDVIKPGYAELKSEWLFQQTTSTRGTADVPYADGPR; from the coding sequence ATGACGAGCCCGAATCACGCCACCCGCCGCACCCCGTCCCCGGACCAGATCCGGCGGGCCCCCAAGGTCCTCCTCCACGACCACCTCGACGGCGGCCTGCGACCCGGCACGGTCGTCGAACTGGCCGCCGCCGTCGGCTACGACGCCCTGCCGGAGAAGGAGCCCGACCTGCTCGGAGCCTGGTTCCGCGAGGCCGCGAACTCCGGCTCCCTTGAGCGCTATCTGGAGACCTTCGCGCACACCTGCGCCGTCATGCAGACCCGTGAGGCGCTGGTCCGTGTGGCCGCCGAGTGCGCGCAGGACCTGGCGGAGGACGGCGTGGTCTACGCCGAGGTGCGCTACGCCCCGGAACAGCACCTGGAAGGCGGCCTCAACCTCGAAGAGGTCGTGGAGGCGGTCAACGAGGGCTTCAGGGAAGGCGAGCGGCGCGCCACGGCCAACGGTCACAGGATCAGGGTCGGCGCCCTGCTCACCGCCATGCGGCACGCGGCACGCTCACTGGAGATCGCCGAACTCGCCAACCGCTACCGGGATGTGGGGGTCGTCGGCTTCGACATCGCGGGAGCCGAGGCCGGCTTCCCTCCCACCCGCCACCTGGACGCCTTCGAGTACCTGAAGCGGGAGAACAACCACTTCACCATCCATGCGGGTGAGGCGTTCGGACTGCCCTCGATCTGGCAGGCGCTCCAGTGGTGCGGCGCGGACAGGCTCGGCCACGGCGTGCGGATCATCGACGACATCAAGGTGGCCGAGGACGGCTCGGTGACGCTGGGCCGGCTCGCCTCGTACGTACGGGACAAGCGGATCCCGCTGGAACTGTGCCCGACGTCCAACCTTCAGACGGGGGCGGCCACGTCCTACGCGGAGCACCCCATCGGCCTGCTCCGCACCCTGCATTTCAGGGCCACCGTCAATACGGACAACAGGCTCATGAGCGACACCAGCTTGAGCCGTGAGTTCGAGGAGCTGGTGAAGACCTTCGACTACACGCTGGACGACATGCAGTGGTTCACGGTGAACGGCATGAAGAGCGCGTTCCTCCCCTTCCACGAGCGGCTGGCCATCATCAGCGACGTGATCAAGCCCGGCTACGCGGAGCTGAAGTCGGAGTGGCTCTTCCAGCAGACGACGTCGACTCGCGGAACGGCCGACGTGCCGTACGCCGACGGGCCGCGCTGA
- a CDS encoding PspC domain-containing protein, whose amino-acid sequence MTALARPTDGRLLGGVCAALAKRFSTSATTMRVIFLVSCLLPGPQFLLYLALWILLPSEKSARAAGHAW is encoded by the coding sequence ATGACCGCCCTGGCCCGCCCCACCGACGGACGACTGCTCGGCGGAGTGTGCGCGGCGCTCGCCAAGCGCTTCTCCACCTCCGCGACCACGATGCGCGTGATCTTCCTGGTCTCCTGCCTGCTGCCGGGACCGCAGTTCCTGCTCTACCTGGCGCTGTGGATACTGCTGCCCAGCGAGAAGTCGGCGCGCGCCGCCGGCCACGCCTGGTGA
- a CDS encoding VanZ family protein, with the protein MQRQGSGGSTAALRFRAAGGILLVAHLLFVGWVTLRPLDVPWVSAANLQPLAGIKADLSLGPQEAVRRIGEGLLLLAPLGVLLPLCDGRLHVSRLGSLLRTVTAGALISLGIELLQTGVPGQVVDVDSLLLNTAGVGLLHLALVPVARARLRRRADHARIAPLPSDEALQGSTPTITRVGMAPWSDAPSGSRT; encoded by the coding sequence GTGCAGCGTCAAGGCTCAGGCGGCAGTACTGCCGCCCTCCGCTTCCGTGCGGCCGGGGGGATTCTCCTCGTCGCCCATCTTCTGTTCGTCGGATGGGTGACGCTGCGGCCTCTGGATGTGCCGTGGGTCAGTGCGGCCAATCTCCAGCCGCTCGCCGGTATCAAGGCCGATCTGTCACTCGGCCCTCAGGAGGCGGTCCGCCGTATCGGGGAGGGGCTGCTGCTCCTGGCGCCCCTAGGGGTCCTGCTGCCTCTCTGTGACGGACGGCTGCACGTCTCACGGCTCGGCTCCCTGCTGCGTACGGTCACCGCGGGGGCCCTGATCTCCCTGGGCATCGAACTGCTCCAGACCGGCGTGCCCGGTCAGGTGGTCGATGTCGACTCGCTGCTGCTGAACACGGCGGGGGTGGGCCTGCTCCACCTCGCTCTCGTACCGGTCGCGCGGGCCAGGCTCCGCCGCAGGGCTGATCACGCACGGATCGCGCCCCTCCCCTCGGATGAGGCCCTTCAGGGGTCGACCCCGACGATTACCAGGGTCGGTATGGCGCCCTGGAGTGACGCGCCCAGCGGCTCACGAACGTAG
- a CDS encoding sensor histidine kinase has protein sequence MTKAHDEGPGSGTPDKGPEQGTREERGPEGAVRGDARGEGRGGAGSGVRGWAAARRTILAGLRFTSLRLRLVVVFALVALTAAVSASAIAYWLNREAVLTRTQDAALNDFQQEMRNRAGALPPHPTQSELQHTAGQMARSSQHYSVLLTAENAAGQPVVGNSDLSTFTRDDVPVALRRAVNKEQPITSTNKSASHMYWQRVTDHGTPYLVGGAKVIGGGPTGYMLKSLEPEADDMNSLAWSLGIATGLALIGSALLAQAAATTVLKPVHRLGIGARRLGEGKLDTRLRVSGTDELADLSRTFNSAAASLEKRVADMSAREEASRRFVADMSHELRTPLTAITAVSEVLEEEADTLDPMIQPAVRLVVSETRRLNDLVENLMEVTRFDAGTARLVQDDVDIADQITACVDARAWLDAVELDAERGIMARVDPRRLDVIMANLIGNALKHGGSPVRVSVRVEGAWLAIRVQDHGPGIPQEVLPHVFDRFYKASASRPRSEGSGLGLSIAMENAHIHGGEITAANSSEGGAVFTLRLPRDGVDEETEQQERGAGAASHGRRPAGGAERAGNGDGDPEDV, from the coding sequence GTGACAAAGGCGCACGACGAGGGACCCGGTTCGGGAACGCCCGACAAGGGGCCAGAACAGGGGACGCGCGAGGAGAGGGGCCCCGAGGGTGCTGTGCGAGGCGACGCCCGCGGTGAGGGGCGGGGCGGCGCGGGCAGCGGGGTACGCGGCTGGGCCGCGGCGCGCAGGACGATACTCGCGGGGCTGCGCTTCACCAGTCTCAGGCTGCGGCTTGTCGTGGTCTTCGCGCTGGTGGCGCTGACCGCGGCGGTCTCCGCCTCGGCCATCGCGTACTGGCTCAACCGCGAGGCGGTTCTGACCCGTACCCAGGACGCGGCCCTCAACGACTTCCAGCAGGAGATGCGCAACCGCGCGGGCGCCCTGCCGCCGCACCCGACGCAGTCGGAGCTCCAGCACACGGCGGGCCAGATGGCGCGCAGCAGCCAGCACTACAGCGTGCTGCTCACCGCTGAGAACGCGGCGGGCCAGCCGGTCGTGGGCAATTCCGACCTGTCCACCTTCACCAGGGACGACGTGCCCGTCGCGCTGCGCAGGGCCGTCAACAAGGAACAGCCGATCACGTCGACCAACAAGTCGGCCTCGCACATGTACTGGCAGCGGGTCACGGACCACGGCACGCCGTATCTGGTGGGCGGGGCCAAGGTGATCGGCGGCGGCCCCACCGGCTACATGCTCAAGTCACTGGAGCCCGAGGCCGACGACATGAACTCGCTCGCCTGGTCGCTGGGGATCGCGACGGGGCTGGCGCTGATCGGCTCTGCGCTGCTGGCACAGGCGGCGGCGACGACCGTGCTCAAGCCCGTGCACCGGCTGGGGATCGGCGCGCGCAGGCTGGGCGAGGGGAAGCTCGACACGAGGCTCAGGGTGTCGGGCACCGACGAACTCGCCGATCTGTCGCGGACCTTCAACAGCGCTGCGGCCTCGTTGGAGAAGCGGGTCGCCGACATGAGCGCCCGCGAGGAGGCGAGCCGGCGGTTCGTGGCGGACATGTCCCACGAGCTGCGGACACCTCTCACGGCCATCACCGCGGTCAGCGAGGTGCTTGAGGAGGAGGCCGACACGCTGGACCCGATGATCCAGCCCGCCGTACGGCTGGTCGTCAGCGAGACCCGCAGGCTCAACGACCTGGTGGAGAACCTGATGGAGGTCACCCGCTTCGACGCGGGCACGGCCAGGCTGGTCCAGGACGACGTGGACATCGCCGACCAGATCACCGCCTGCGTCGACGCCCGCGCCTGGCTCGACGCCGTGGAACTGGACGCGGAGCGCGGGATCATGGCCAGGGTCGATCCTCGCAGGCTCGACGTCATCATGGCCAACCTCATCGGCAACGCCCTCAAACACGGCGGCTCCCCCGTCCGGGTCTCCGTGCGCGTCGAGGGCGCCTGGCTCGCCATCCGGGTGCAGGACCACGGTCCTGGCATCCCGCAGGAAGTACTCCCGCACGTCTTCGACCGCTTCTACAAGGCGAGCGCGTCCAGGCCGCGTTCCGAGGGCAGCGGGCTCGGTCTCTCCATCGCCATGGAGAACGCGCACATCCACGGCGGCGAGATCACCGCGGCCAACTCCTCAGAAGGGGGCGCCGTCTTCACTCTCAGGCTGCCCCGCGACGGGGTGGACGAGGAGACGGAGCAGCAGGAGCGCGGAGCGGGCGCCGCCTCGCACGGCAGGCGCCCCGCCGGTGGTGCGGAGCGCGCGGGGAACGGGGACGGGGACCCTGAGGACGTATGA
- the afsQ1 gene encoding two-component system response regulator AfsQ1, protein MPSLLLIEDDDAIRTALELSLTRQGHRVATAATGEDGLKLLREQRPDLIVLDVMLPGIDGFEVCRRIRRTDQLPIILLTARNDDIDVVVGLESGADDYVVKPVQGRVLDARIRAVLRRGERESNDAAVFGDLVIDRAAMTVTKNGEDLQLTPTELRLLLELSRRPGQALSRQQLLRLVWEHDYLGDSRLVDACVQRLRAKVEDVPSSPTLIRTVRGVGYRLDTPQ, encoded by the coding sequence GTGCCTTCCCTGTTGCTGATCGAGGACGACGACGCCATCCGTACGGCCCTGGAGCTGTCGCTGACACGCCAGGGGCACCGGGTGGCCACGGCCGCCACCGGCGAGGACGGTCTGAAGCTGTTGCGCGAGCAGCGGCCCGATCTGATCGTCCTTGACGTAATGCTGCCCGGAATCGACGGATTTGAGGTATGCCGTCGGATTCGTCGCACGGACCAACTGCCGATCATTCTGCTGACCGCCCGTAACGACGACATCGACGTCGTGGTCGGTCTGGAGTCCGGCGCCGACGACTATGTGGTCAAACCGGTACAGGGCAGAGTGCTCGACGCCCGTATCCGCGCGGTACTGCGGCGCGGGGAACGCGAGTCGAACGACGCCGCGGTCTTCGGTGACCTCGTCATCGACCGGGCCGCGATGACGGTCACCAAGAACGGCGAGGACCTTCAGCTCACCCCGACCGAGCTGCGGCTGCTGCTCGAACTGAGTCGCAGACCCGGCCAGGCCCTGTCACGGCAGCAACTGCTGCGGCTGGTGTGGGAGCACGACTACCTCGGCGACTCACGGCTGGTCGACGCCTGTGTGCAACGACTGCGCGCCAAGGTGGAGGACGTGCCGTCCTCGCCGACGCTCATCCGTACGGTGCGCGGGGTCGGCTACCGGCTGGACACGCCTCAGTGA
- a CDS encoding SigE family RNA polymerase sigma factor, producing the protein MNTLHRTTPGAVVTRLHDIGVRNTEKSATGGAVSLLGTGRGCVRGNGRQYSSHMTTVDAPVVPGPRRENDESAASGRTEAPGEAVSAAEAEFTAYVQERRSSLYATAYHLTGDRFEAEDLLQSALFSTYRAWDRISDKAAVGGYLRRTMTNLHISAWRRRKLNEYPTEELPETAGDTDAMRGTELRAVLWQALARLPELQRTMLVLRYYEGRTDPEIADILDISVGTVKSSIWRSLRRLREDQVLSFGRDEEESFGELVA; encoded by the coding sequence ATGAACACACTGCACCGCACCACTCCTGGCGCAGTGGTCACGCGTCTCCACGACATCGGCGTACGGAACACTGAGAAGTCCGCCACCGGCGGGGCCGTCTCCCTGCTGGGGACGGGCCGTGGGTGCGTCCGTGGCAACGGGCGTCAGTACTCGTCACACATGACGACAGTGGACGCCCCCGTGGTTCCCGGTCCGAGGCGCGAGAACGACGAGAGTGCCGCGTCCGGGCGGACGGAGGCCCCGGGGGAGGCCGTCTCCGCGGCGGAGGCCGAGTTCACCGCCTACGTCCAGGAGCGCCGCTCCTCCCTGTACGCGACCGCCTACCACCTGACCGGCGACCGGTTCGAGGCGGAGGACCTGCTCCAGAGCGCGCTCTTCTCGACCTACCGGGCGTGGGACAGGATCAGCGACAAGGCAGCGGTCGGCGGCTACCTGCGTCGCACCATGACCAATCTGCACATCAGCGCCTGGCGCAGGCGCAAGCTCAACGAGTACCCGACGGAGGAGCTGCCGGAGACGGCCGGCGACACCGACGCGATGCGCGGCACCGAGCTGCGCGCGGTCCTGTGGCAGGCCCTGGCGAGGCTCCCCGAACTCCAGCGCACCATGCTCGTGCTCCGCTACTACGAGGGCCGCACCGATCCGGAGATCGCGGACATCCTCGACATCAGTGTCGGCACGGTGAAGTCCAGCATCTGGCGCTCCCTGCGCCGGCTGCGCGAGGACCAGGTCCTCAGCTTCGGCCGTGACGAGGAAGAGTCCTTCGGCGAGCTGGTCGCTTAG
- a CDS encoding uridine kinase family protein: MSSHPPIPVRVVLLTGPSGSGKSSLAARSGLPVLALDDFYKEGDDPTLPVVAGSGDIDWDSSASWDGAAAVTAITELCRTGRTEVPVYSIATSSRTGAEVLSIGRTPLFIAEGIFAADIARRCAELGVLADALCLRGRPSTTFRRRLLRDLREGRKSVPFLLRRGWRLMRAERAIVTRQSALGAHPCTKEEALGRLAAAAAGRCVRPDAAATPPAHGEGSRASA; encoded by the coding sequence GTGAGTTCGCATCCGCCGATACCTGTCAGGGTCGTCCTGCTGACCGGCCCCTCCGGCTCAGGGAAATCATCGCTCGCCGCCCGCTCGGGGTTGCCCGTGCTGGCGCTCGACGACTTCTACAAGGAGGGCGACGACCCGACGCTCCCGGTGGTCGCGGGCAGCGGCGACATCGACTGGGACTCGTCCGCGTCCTGGGACGGCGCGGCGGCGGTCACGGCCATCACGGAGCTGTGCCGTACCGGTCGCACCGAAGTTCCTGTCTACTCCATCGCCACCAGCTCACGCACGGGCGCCGAAGTCCTCTCCATCGGCAGGACACCGCTCTTCATCGCCGAGGGGATCTTCGCCGCCGACATCGCCCGCCGCTGCGCCGAGCTGGGCGTACTCGCCGACGCGCTGTGCCTGCGCGGACGGCCCTCCACGACGTTCCGCCGCAGGCTCCTGCGGGATCTGCGCGAGGGCCGCAAGTCGGTGCCGTTCCTGCTCAGGCGCGGCTGGCGGCTGATGCGCGCGGAGCGGGCGATCGTGACCCGCCAGAGCGCGCTCGGGGCCCACCCCTGCACCAAGGAAGAGGCGCTCGGTCGTCTCGCCGCCGCGGCTGCGGGCCGCTGCGTCAGGCCGGACGCGGCCGCCACACCCCCCGCACACGGAGAGGGCTCACGCGCCTCGGCGTGA
- a CDS encoding aldehyde dehydrogenase family protein produces MSDKNRKRAEKAASKTDKAAAKPDQGGARAAQESGAQASPGALVEGAPTEGTADVSVRRRVLKTYKLYVGGKFPRSESGRVYEVKDSEGGWLANAPQGSRKDARDAVVAARKAFAGWSGATAYNRGQVLYRVAEMLEGRREQFAREVAEAEGLSAAGAADQVEAAIDRWVWYAGWTDKIAQVVGGANPVAGPFFNLSTPEPTGVVAVLAPQESALLGLVSVLAPVVACGNTAVVVASERAPLPALSLGEVLATSDVPAGVVNLLTGRTAELATPLAAHQDVNAIDLTGAAEATARELEIAAADNLKHVRRRPAAEDWRADPGTSRLTAFLETKTVWHPTGALGVSGSSY; encoded by the coding sequence ATGTCTGACAAGAACAGGAAGCGCGCCGAGAAAGCCGCCTCCAAGACCGACAAGGCAGCGGCCAAGCCCGACCAGGGCGGGGCGAGGGCGGCTCAGGAGTCCGGCGCGCAGGCCTCACCTGGCGCCCTTGTCGAAGGTGCCCCTACCGAAGGAACGGCGGACGTCTCCGTGCGGCGACGCGTCCTCAAGACCTACAAGCTGTACGTCGGGGGCAAGTTCCCCCGCAGCGAGAGCGGCCGGGTGTACGAGGTGAAGGACTCCGAGGGCGGCTGGCTCGCCAACGCCCCCCAGGGGTCCCGCAAGGACGCCAGGGACGCCGTCGTCGCGGCCCGCAAGGCGTTCGCCGGCTGGTCGGGCGCGACGGCCTACAACAGGGGCCAGGTGCTCTACCGGGTCGCGGAGATGCTGGAGGGCCGTCGCGAGCAGTTCGCGCGCGAGGTCGCGGAGGCCGAGGGCCTGTCGGCGGCCGGGGCGGCCGACCAGGTGGAGGCGGCCATCGACCGCTGGGTCTGGTACGCGGGCTGGACCGACAAGATCGCGCAGGTCGTGGGGGGCGCGAACCCGGTGGCCGGTCCCTTCTTCAACCTGTCGACCCCCGAGCCGACCGGCGTGGTCGCCGTCCTCGCCCCGCAGGAGTCCGCACTCCTCGGGCTCGTGTCGGTGCTCGCCCCTGTCGTCGCGTGCGGCAACACGGCGGTGGTGGTCGCCTCCGAACGCGCCCCGCTGCCCGCCCTGTCCCTCGGTGAGGTGCTGGCCACGTCCGACGTACCCGCGGGCGTCGTCAACCTCCTCACCGGGCGTACGGCGGAGCTCGCCACCCCGCTCGCCGCCCACCAGGACGTCAACGCGATCGACCTGACGGGCGCGGCCGAGGCGACCGCCCGTGAGCTGGAGATCGCCGCCGCCGACAACCTCAAGCACGTACGGCGTCGCCCGGCCGCTGAGGACTGGCGGGCGGACCCGGGCACATCACGGCTGACGGCCTTCCTCGAAACGAAGACGGTGTGGCACCCGACGGGCGCGCTGGGGGTCTCGGGCTCCTCGTACTGA
- a CDS encoding aldehyde dehydrogenase family protein, translating into MTMAFDYAPAPESRSVVDIAPSYGLFIDGEFTEAADGQVFKSLSPATEEVLSEVARAGAADVDRAVRAARAAFGPWSALPGSERAKYLFRIARIIQERSRELAVLETLDNGKPIKETRDFDLPTVAAHFFYHAGWADKLEHAGFGPRPKPLGVAGQVIPWNFPLMMLAWKIAPALATGNTVVLKPAETTPLSALFFADICRQAGLPKGVVNILPGHGDAGAALVAHPDVDKVAFTGSTAVGKEIARTVAGTRKKVTLELGGKGANIVFDDAPVDQAVEGIVSGIFFNQGQVCCAGSRLLVQESVREEVVDALKRRLSTLRIGDPLDKNTDLGAINSAEQLTRITELAERGEAEGAERWSPACELPSSGYWFPPTLFTGVTQAHMVAREEIFGPVLSVLTFRTPAEAVAKANNTPYGLSAGIWTEKGSRILAVAEKLRAGVVWANTFNKFDPASPFGGYKESGHGREGGRHGLEAYLDV; encoded by the coding sequence CTGACCATGGCTTTCGACTACGCACCCGCCCCCGAGTCCCGCTCGGTCGTCGACATCGCGCCCTCCTACGGCCTGTTCATCGACGGCGAGTTCACCGAGGCCGCCGACGGCCAAGTCTTCAAGTCCCTCTCCCCCGCGACCGAGGAGGTCCTCTCCGAGGTCGCCCGCGCCGGAGCGGCCGACGTGGACAGGGCCGTGCGCGCGGCCCGCGCGGCGTTCGGCCCCTGGTCGGCGCTGCCCGGTTCCGAGCGCGCCAAGTACCTCTTCAGGATCGCCAGGATCATCCAGGAGCGCTCCCGCGAACTGGCCGTCCTGGAGACCCTGGACAACGGAAAGCCGATCAAGGAGACCCGCGACTTCGACCTGCCGACGGTCGCCGCGCACTTCTTCTACCACGCGGGCTGGGCCGACAAGCTGGAGCACGCGGGGTTCGGTCCCCGCCCGAAACCGCTGGGCGTGGCGGGCCAGGTCATCCCGTGGAACTTCCCGCTGATGATGCTCGCGTGGAAGATCGCACCCGCGCTGGCCACCGGCAACACCGTGGTCCTCAAGCCCGCGGAGACCACTCCGCTCTCCGCTCTGTTCTTCGCGGACATCTGCCGCCAGGCGGGGCTGCCGAAGGGCGTGGTCAACATCCTGCCCGGCCACGGGGACGCGGGCGCTGCCCTTGTCGCCCACCCCGACGTGGACAAGGTCGCCTTCACCGGTTCGACGGCCGTGGGCAAGGAGATCGCCCGCACGGTCGCGGGGACCCGTAAGAAGGTCACCCTGGAACTCGGCGGCAAGGGCGCCAACATCGTCTTCGACGACGCCCCGGTCGACCAGGCCGTCGAGGGGATCGTCAGCGGCATCTTCTTCAACCAGGGACAGGTGTGCTGCGCGGGTTCGCGGCTGCTCGTACAGGAGTCCGTGCGGGAAGAGGTGGTGGACGCGCTCAAGCGCAGGCTCTCCACGCTGCGGATCGGTGACCCGCTGGACAAGAACACCGACCTCGGCGCGATCAACTCGGCCGAGCAGCTCACCCGCATCACCGAGCTGGCCGAGCGGGGCGAGGCGGAGGGGGCCGAGCGCTGGTCCCCCGCGTGCGAGCTGCCCTCCTCGGGCTACTGGTTCCCGCCGACCCTGTTCACCGGCGTCACCCAGGCACACATGGTGGCCCGCGAGGAGATCTTCGGCCCGGTGCTCTCCGTGCTGACGTTCCGCACCCCGGCCGAGGCCGTCGCCAAGGCCAACAACACGCCCTACGGGCTGTCCGCGGGCATCTGGACGGAGAAGGGCTCACGCATCCTGGCCGTGGCGGAGAAGCTCCGCGCGGGCGTGGTCTGGGCCAACACGTTCAACAAGTTCGACCCGGCGTCGCCGTTCGGCGGCTACAAGGAGTCGGGCCACGGCCGCGAAGGCGGCAGGCACGGCCTGGAGGCGTACCTCGATGTCTGA